The proteins below are encoded in one region of Mangifera indica cultivar Alphonso chromosome 7, CATAS_Mindica_2.1, whole genome shotgun sequence:
- the LOC123221138 gene encoding probable hydroxyacylglutathione hydrolase 2, chloroplastic, whose protein sequence is MQIISKASSAAMASFTCSRGTSGLSVLPGTRQLCFRKGLLYGFMRLLSIPFKTLHLATSRSLRVAQFCSVSNMSSSLQIELVPCLRDNYAYLLHDVDTGTVGVVDPSEAVPVIDALSRKNRNLTYILNTHHHNDHTGGNMELKARYGAKVIGSAIDRDRIPGIDIVLNDGDKWMFAGHEVHVIETPGHTQGHISFYFPGSGAIFTGDTLFSLSCGKLFEGTPEQMFSSLQKIMSLPDDTSIYCGHEYTMSNSKFALSIEPNNEALQSYATYIAQLRNKGLPTIPTTIKMEKSCNPFLRTSSPEIRQSLGIPDSANDSEALGIVRCAKDNF, encoded by the exons GGGACTAGCGGGCTTTCTGTATTGCCAGGAACAAGGCAACTTTGCTTCAGAAAGGGCCTTTTGTATGGTTTTATGAGGCTGTTGTCAATACCATTCAAGACATTGCATTTGGCTACTAGTCGTTCGCTTAGAGTTGCTCAGTTTTGCAGTGTTTCTAACATGTCTTCCTCATTGCAAATTGAATTG GTACCATGTCTCAGAGACAACTATGCGTATCTTTTACATGATGTGGACACAGGAACAGTTGGAGTTGTTGATCCTTCTGAAGCTGTACCTGTTATAGATGCTTTGAGTCGGAAAAACCGGAACTTGACATACATACTAAACACACATCATCATAATGATCACACTGGTGGTAATATGGAGCTAAAAGCAAGGTACGGTGCAAAG GTGATTGGCTCGGCAATAGACAGGGATAGGATTCCTGGCATTGATATAGTTTTAAATGATGGAGATAAGTGGATGTTTGCAGGTCATGAGGTGCATGTGATTGAAACTCCTGGTCATACCCAAG GTCATATTAGTTTTTACTTTCCTGGATCGGGGGCAATTTTTACTGGAGACACTCTATTCAGTTTATCATGTGGCAAGCTTTTCGAAGGAACGCCTGAGCAG ATGTTTTCCTCTCTTCAAAAGATCATGTCTCTGCCTGATGATACAAGTATCTATTGTGGCCACGAATACACAAtg AGTAATTCAAAATTTGCATTGTCTATTGAACCGAACAATGAGGCCCTCCAATCTTATGCAACCTATATAGCTCAACTTCGCAACAAGGGCTTGCCCACG ATTCCAACCACAATAAAGATGGAGAAGTCTTGCAATCCATTTCTTCGCACTTCCAGTCCTGAAATCCGGCAGTCCTTAGGTATTCCAGACTCAGCAAACGATTCAGAAGCCTTAGGCATTGTCCGTTGTGCGAAGGATAACTTCTGA
- the LOC123221140 gene encoding 3beta-hydroxysteroid-dehydrogenase/decarboxylase isoform X1 gives MMSKDGLFSAIPTTCVVLNGRGFVGRSLVSRLLRLGNWIVRVADSAHSLQLDSSESDSLLADAISSSRAEYRHVDVRDVSQIKRAFEGASVVFFMDSSGLDMSDFYNCYMVIVQGAKNVINACRECRVRRLIYNSTADVVFDGSHDIYNGDESLTCHWKFQDMMCDLKAQAEALVLLANDIDGLLTCALRPSNVFGPGDKQFVPFLVNLAKYGRAKFILGNGENMSDFTYVENVSHAHICAAEALDSRMVFVDVAGKAFFITNLKPMKFWEFVSLILEGLGYQRPIIRLPIRLVWYIFLLVKWTRHSLGLRSHNHPLSAFYFVQLATHTRTFDCTSAQKHIGYSPIVSQEEGVSSTIESFSHLAKDSPLAHYSDLNEQSKVENLLGGGKVARYQIDRHNKTVPVADILLWRDEKQSFTYFLALVLLFYWFFLSGRTFISSAANLLLLVSIVLFGYGFLPSNIFGLKVPSIPLSSFEVSETPLKNSIATIAFLWNWAILNLRTLAKGDDWKNFIKVLLKLYLAKLILIWSSLTAVIAVALVFSFTAFFIYEQYESELDGLAMLLFNCTKQLKSLLTCNLLAPVASFLCNLRILHKHNTPNVVKDRQ, from the exons ATGATGTCAAAAGACGGGCTGTTTAGCGCGATCCCGACGACCTGCGTCGTCCTGAACGGCAGAGGATTCGTCGGAAGATCGCTGGTGTCTCGCTTGTTGAGACTCGGCAACTGGATCGTCCGAGTCGCCGACTCCGCTCACTCTCTCCAGCTCGACTCCTCCGAGTCCGACTCGCTCCTCGCCGATGCTATATCCTCCAGCCGCGCTGAGTATCGGCATGTCGATGTTCGCGATGTGTCTCAGATCAAACGAG CTTTTGAAGGTGCTTCTGTTGTTTTCTTTATGGATAGCAGCGGTTTGGACATGAGTGATTTCTACAATTGCTACATGGTCATAGTTCAAG GGGCAAAAAATGTTATCAATGCTTGTCGAGAGTGTCGAGTTAGACGGCTTATATACAACAGTACTGCAGATGTAGTGTTTGATGGTTCACATGATATTTATAATGGAGATGAATCCTTAACATGCCATTGGAAA TTTCAGGATATGATGTGTGACCTGAAGGCTCAAGCAGAAGCTCTAGTCCTGCTTGCTAACGATATTGATGGCCTTCTGACATGTGCTCTTCGTCCTAGCAATGTTTTTGGACCAGGAGATAAACAGTTTGTACCTTTTCTAGTGAATTTAGCCAAATACGGTCGGGCAAAG TTTATTTTAGGAAATGGTGAAAATATGTCGGACTTCACCTATGTTGAGAATGTTAGTCATGCTCATATTTGTGCAGCTGAAGCACTTGATTCACGAATGGTCTTTGTGGATGTGGCTGGAAAG GCGTTTTTCATCACTAATCTCAAGCCTATGAAGTTCTGGGAATTTGTATCACTTATATTGGAAGGCTTAGGATATCAAAG ACCGATTATAAGACTTCCTATTCGTTTGGTTTGGTATATTTTCTTGCTTGTCAAATGGACACGTCATAGTTTGGGCTTGAGATCACATAACCATCCTCTGTCGGCATTTTACTTTGTTCAATTAGCCACACATACCAGGACATTTGATTGCACTTCTGCGCAAAAACATATTGGATACTCACCAATTGTCTCCCAGGAA GAGGGTGTCTCTTCAACTATTGAATCATTCTCTCACTTGGCCAAGGACTCACCTTTAGCGCATTACAGTGACTTAAATGAACAATCAAAAGTAGAAAATCTGCTAGGCGGTGGGAAAG TGGCTAGATATCAAATTGATAGGCACAACAAAACTGTTCCAG TTGCAGACATTTTGCTTTGGAGAGATGAGAAGCAATCATTTACATACTTTCTTGCACTGGTTCTGTTGTTTTACTGGTTTTTCCTTTCTGGAAGAACTTTTATCTCATCTGCAGCCAACCTTCTATTATTGGTCTCAATTGTGCTTTTTGGATATGGCTTCTTACCGTCAAACAT ATTTGGTCTCAAAGTTCCAAGTATACCTTTGTCTAGTTTTGAGGTCTCAGAAACtccattaaaaaattcaattgcaACAATAGCATTTCTTTGGAACTGGgctattttgaatttaagaacATTGGCAAAAGGAGATGATTGGAAGAACTTCATCAAG GTTCTACTTAAACTTTATCTTGCCAAACTGATTCTTATTTGGTCTTCTTTGACAGCTGTGATAGCCGTAG CTCTGGTCTTCTCCTTCACCGCATTCTTCATTTATGAGCAATATGAATCAGAACTGGATGGCCTAGCGATGCTCCTTTTTAACTGTACAAAGCAATTGAAATCATTGTTGACATGCAACCTTCTGGCTCCTGTCGCATCATTTCTTTGTAATTTGAGGATATTGCATAAGCACAACACCCCCAATGTGGTAAAAGATAGGCAATGA
- the LOC123221140 gene encoding 3beta-hydroxysteroid-dehydrogenase/decarboxylase isoform X2 has translation MMSKDGLFSAIPTTCVVLNGRGFVGRSLVSRLLRLGNWIVRVADSAHSLQLDSSESDSLLADAISSSRAEYRHVDVRDVSQIKRAFEGASVVFFMDSSGLDMSDFYNCYMVIVQGAKNVINACRECRVRRLIYNSTADVVFDGSHDIYNGDESLTCHWKDMMCDLKAQAEALVLLANDIDGLLTCALRPSNVFGPGDKQFVPFLVNLAKYGRAKFILGNGENMSDFTYVENVSHAHICAAEALDSRMVFVDVAGKAFFITNLKPMKFWEFVSLILEGLGYQRPIIRLPIRLVWYIFLLVKWTRHSLGLRSHNHPLSAFYFVQLATHTRTFDCTSAQKHIGYSPIVSQEEGVSSTIESFSHLAKDSPLAHYSDLNEQSKVENLLGGGKVARYQIDRHNKTVPVADILLWRDEKQSFTYFLALVLLFYWFFLSGRTFISSAANLLLLVSIVLFGYGFLPSNIFGLKVPSIPLSSFEVSETPLKNSIATIAFLWNWAILNLRTLAKGDDWKNFIKVLLKLYLAKLILIWSSLTAVIAVALVFSFTAFFIYEQYESELDGLAMLLFNCTKQLKSLLTCNLLAPVASFLCNLRILHKHNTPNVVKDRQ, from the exons ATGATGTCAAAAGACGGGCTGTTTAGCGCGATCCCGACGACCTGCGTCGTCCTGAACGGCAGAGGATTCGTCGGAAGATCGCTGGTGTCTCGCTTGTTGAGACTCGGCAACTGGATCGTCCGAGTCGCCGACTCCGCTCACTCTCTCCAGCTCGACTCCTCCGAGTCCGACTCGCTCCTCGCCGATGCTATATCCTCCAGCCGCGCTGAGTATCGGCATGTCGATGTTCGCGATGTGTCTCAGATCAAACGAG CTTTTGAAGGTGCTTCTGTTGTTTTCTTTATGGATAGCAGCGGTTTGGACATGAGTGATTTCTACAATTGCTACATGGTCATAGTTCAAG GGGCAAAAAATGTTATCAATGCTTGTCGAGAGTGTCGAGTTAGACGGCTTATATACAACAGTACTGCAGATGTAGTGTTTGATGGTTCACATGATATTTATAATGGAGATGAATCCTTAACATGCCATTGGAAA GATATGATGTGTGACCTGAAGGCTCAAGCAGAAGCTCTAGTCCTGCTTGCTAACGATATTGATGGCCTTCTGACATGTGCTCTTCGTCCTAGCAATGTTTTTGGACCAGGAGATAAACAGTTTGTACCTTTTCTAGTGAATTTAGCCAAATACGGTCGGGCAAAG TTTATTTTAGGAAATGGTGAAAATATGTCGGACTTCACCTATGTTGAGAATGTTAGTCATGCTCATATTTGTGCAGCTGAAGCACTTGATTCACGAATGGTCTTTGTGGATGTGGCTGGAAAG GCGTTTTTCATCACTAATCTCAAGCCTATGAAGTTCTGGGAATTTGTATCACTTATATTGGAAGGCTTAGGATATCAAAG ACCGATTATAAGACTTCCTATTCGTTTGGTTTGGTATATTTTCTTGCTTGTCAAATGGACACGTCATAGTTTGGGCTTGAGATCACATAACCATCCTCTGTCGGCATTTTACTTTGTTCAATTAGCCACACATACCAGGACATTTGATTGCACTTCTGCGCAAAAACATATTGGATACTCACCAATTGTCTCCCAGGAA GAGGGTGTCTCTTCAACTATTGAATCATTCTCTCACTTGGCCAAGGACTCACCTTTAGCGCATTACAGTGACTTAAATGAACAATCAAAAGTAGAAAATCTGCTAGGCGGTGGGAAAG TGGCTAGATATCAAATTGATAGGCACAACAAAACTGTTCCAG TTGCAGACATTTTGCTTTGGAGAGATGAGAAGCAATCATTTACATACTTTCTTGCACTGGTTCTGTTGTTTTACTGGTTTTTCCTTTCTGGAAGAACTTTTATCTCATCTGCAGCCAACCTTCTATTATTGGTCTCAATTGTGCTTTTTGGATATGGCTTCTTACCGTCAAACAT ATTTGGTCTCAAAGTTCCAAGTATACCTTTGTCTAGTTTTGAGGTCTCAGAAACtccattaaaaaattcaattgcaACAATAGCATTTCTTTGGAACTGGgctattttgaatttaagaacATTGGCAAAAGGAGATGATTGGAAGAACTTCATCAAG GTTCTACTTAAACTTTATCTTGCCAAACTGATTCTTATTTGGTCTTCTTTGACAGCTGTGATAGCCGTAG CTCTGGTCTTCTCCTTCACCGCATTCTTCATTTATGAGCAATATGAATCAGAACTGGATGGCCTAGCGATGCTCCTTTTTAACTGTACAAAGCAATTGAAATCATTGTTGACATGCAACCTTCTGGCTCCTGTCGCATCATTTCTTTGTAATTTGAGGATATTGCATAAGCACAACACCCCCAATGTGGTAAAAGATAGGCAATGA
- the LOC123221140 gene encoding 3beta-hydroxysteroid-dehydrogenase/decarboxylase isoform X3, with protein MMSKDGLFSAIPTTCVVLNGRGFVGRSLVSRLLRLGNWIVRVADSAHSLQLDSSESDSLLADAISSSRAEYRHVDVRDVSQIKRAFEGASVVFFMDSSGLDMSDFYNCYMVIVQGAKNVINACRECRVRRLIYNSTADVVFDGSHDIYNGDESLTCHWKFQDMMCDLKAQAEALVLLANDIDGLLTCALRPSNVFGPGDKQFVPFLVNLAKYGRAKFILGNGENMSDFTYVENVSHAHICAAEALDSRMVFVDVAGKAFFITNLKPMKFWEFVSLILEGLGYQRPIIRLPIRLVWYIFLLVKWTRHSLGLRSHNHPLSAFYFVQLATHTRTFDCTSAQKHIGYSPIVSQEEGVSSTIESFSHLAKDSPLAHYSDLNEQSKVENLLGGGKVADILLWRDEKQSFTYFLALVLLFYWFFLSGRTFISSAANLLLLVSIVLFGYGFLPSNIFGLKVPSIPLSSFEVSETPLKNSIATIAFLWNWAILNLRTLAKGDDWKNFIKVLLKLYLAKLILIWSSLTAVIAVALVFSFTAFFIYEQYESELDGLAMLLFNCTKQLKSLLTCNLLAPVASFLCNLRILHKHNTPNVVKDRQ; from the exons ATGATGTCAAAAGACGGGCTGTTTAGCGCGATCCCGACGACCTGCGTCGTCCTGAACGGCAGAGGATTCGTCGGAAGATCGCTGGTGTCTCGCTTGTTGAGACTCGGCAACTGGATCGTCCGAGTCGCCGACTCCGCTCACTCTCTCCAGCTCGACTCCTCCGAGTCCGACTCGCTCCTCGCCGATGCTATATCCTCCAGCCGCGCTGAGTATCGGCATGTCGATGTTCGCGATGTGTCTCAGATCAAACGAG CTTTTGAAGGTGCTTCTGTTGTTTTCTTTATGGATAGCAGCGGTTTGGACATGAGTGATTTCTACAATTGCTACATGGTCATAGTTCAAG GGGCAAAAAATGTTATCAATGCTTGTCGAGAGTGTCGAGTTAGACGGCTTATATACAACAGTACTGCAGATGTAGTGTTTGATGGTTCACATGATATTTATAATGGAGATGAATCCTTAACATGCCATTGGAAA TTTCAGGATATGATGTGTGACCTGAAGGCTCAAGCAGAAGCTCTAGTCCTGCTTGCTAACGATATTGATGGCCTTCTGACATGTGCTCTTCGTCCTAGCAATGTTTTTGGACCAGGAGATAAACAGTTTGTACCTTTTCTAGTGAATTTAGCCAAATACGGTCGGGCAAAG TTTATTTTAGGAAATGGTGAAAATATGTCGGACTTCACCTATGTTGAGAATGTTAGTCATGCTCATATTTGTGCAGCTGAAGCACTTGATTCACGAATGGTCTTTGTGGATGTGGCTGGAAAG GCGTTTTTCATCACTAATCTCAAGCCTATGAAGTTCTGGGAATTTGTATCACTTATATTGGAAGGCTTAGGATATCAAAG ACCGATTATAAGACTTCCTATTCGTTTGGTTTGGTATATTTTCTTGCTTGTCAAATGGACACGTCATAGTTTGGGCTTGAGATCACATAACCATCCTCTGTCGGCATTTTACTTTGTTCAATTAGCCACACATACCAGGACATTTGATTGCACTTCTGCGCAAAAACATATTGGATACTCACCAATTGTCTCCCAGGAA GAGGGTGTCTCTTCAACTATTGAATCATTCTCTCACTTGGCCAAGGACTCACCTTTAGCGCATTACAGTGACTTAAATGAACAATCAAAAGTAGAAAATCTGCTAGGCGGTGGGAAAG TTGCAGACATTTTGCTTTGGAGAGATGAGAAGCAATCATTTACATACTTTCTTGCACTGGTTCTGTTGTTTTACTGGTTTTTCCTTTCTGGAAGAACTTTTATCTCATCTGCAGCCAACCTTCTATTATTGGTCTCAATTGTGCTTTTTGGATATGGCTTCTTACCGTCAAACAT ATTTGGTCTCAAAGTTCCAAGTATACCTTTGTCTAGTTTTGAGGTCTCAGAAACtccattaaaaaattcaattgcaACAATAGCATTTCTTTGGAACTGGgctattttgaatttaagaacATTGGCAAAAGGAGATGATTGGAAGAACTTCATCAAG GTTCTACTTAAACTTTATCTTGCCAAACTGATTCTTATTTGGTCTTCTTTGACAGCTGTGATAGCCGTAG CTCTGGTCTTCTCCTTCACCGCATTCTTCATTTATGAGCAATATGAATCAGAACTGGATGGCCTAGCGATGCTCCTTTTTAACTGTACAAAGCAATTGAAATCATTGTTGACATGCAACCTTCTGGCTCCTGTCGCATCATTTCTTTGTAATTTGAGGATATTGCATAAGCACAACACCCCCAATGTGGTAAAAGATAGGCAATGA